The Oncorhynchus masou masou isolate Uvic2021 chromosome 6, UVic_Omas_1.1, whole genome shotgun sequence genome has a window encoding:
- the LOC135541978 gene encoding neuroblastoma suppressor of tumorigenicity 1-like, with product MWQRIVICCALLELCSAAPPAHINRLALFPDKSAWCEAKNITQIVGHTGCQPRSIQNRACLGQCFSYSVPNTFPQSTESLVHCDSCMPAQTQWEVVTLECPGIENTPRVDKLVERILHCSCQSCSKEGAQEGAVMQLYLSESAQDPPSLAEGHHGGSPPHSHTDTHSQHAHKHTEPHQHTHTSDGG from the exons ATGTGGCAAAGAATTGTGATTTGCTGTGCTCTGCTTGAGCTCTGTTCGGCGGCACCGCCCGCTCACATCAACCGTCTGGCGCTGTTCCCTGACAAGAGTGCTTGGTGCGAGGCCAAGAACATCACACAGATAGTCGGGCACACTGGCTGCCAGCCTCGCTCTATCCAAAACAG GGCGTGTCTGGGGCAGTGCTTCAGCTACAGCGTCCCAAACACCTTCCCTCAGTCCACCGAGTCCCTGGTGCACTGTGATTCCTGCATGCCTGCACAGACACAGTGGGAAGTG gtgactCTAGAATGCCCGGGCATTGAGAACACTCCTCGTGTGGATAAACTGGTGGAGAGGATCCTCCACTGCAGCTGCCAGTCCTGCAGTAAGGAGGGAGCCCAGGAGGGGGCAGTGATGCAGCTCTACCTATCAGAGAGCGCCCAGGACCCTCCTTCCTTAGCAGAGGGCCACCACGGCGGCTCACCCCCTcactcccacacagacacacactcacagcatgctcacaaacacacagagccacaccagcacacacacacatctgatggAGGGTAG
- the LOC135541093 gene encoding transmembrane protein 88B-like isoform X2 has product MSHLSVNSTRACTGNTANKQPMSKRWQTRKYHLILTYSGVWKHLLLFWGQQFKRRLLRHSDRDTRARMCGEDVDLDDGGSGDEEKEQEFWVGEGVKMLPPPLAHSEGSAWGSRRGRCGCVACGAGLLLWNVGVVLVCVLVLMAVFTLVLLPASLLLYVGFLCHSRVLDSHSPFCRYLDDNSCSALIILGFVMMSPLVVVAAAIFCGLLRRLRLLLLFQPITRAWYRGPGLDWGGDVLAWV; this is encoded by the exons ATGTCCCATCTGTCGGTTAACAGTACCAGAGCCTGTACAGGTAACACTGCCAACAAGCAGCCTATGTCCAAGAGATGG CAAACGAGGAAATATCATCTTATTCTGACATACTCTGGAGTTTGGAAGCACCTGCTCCTGTTCTGGGGTCAACAATTTAAAAGGAGACTTCTGAGGCATAGCGACAGAGACACCAGAGCGAG GATGTGTGGGGAGGACGTGGACCTGGATGATGGGGGCTCAGGTGACGAGGAGAAGGAGCAGGAGTTctgggtgggggagggggtgaaGATGCTGCCCCCTCCCCTGGCCCACAGTGAGGGCAGTGCGTGGGGCAGCCGCCGGGGCAGGTGTGGCTGTGTGGCGTGCGGGGCGGGGCTGCTGTTGTGGAACGTGGGCGTAGTCctggtgtgtgtcctggtcctgatGGCCGTGTTCACCCTGGTCCTGCTGCCCGCCTCGCTGCTGCTCTACGTCGGCTTCCTCTGCCACTCACGG GTCCTAGACTCCCACTCTCCTTTCTGCCGTTACCTCGACGACAACAGTTGCTCCGCCCTTATTATCCTGGGCTTCGTGATGATGTCACCGCtggtggtggtcgctgcagccaTCTTCTGTGGGCTGCTCCGGAGGCTGCGGCTCCTCCTGCTGTTTCAGCCAATCACACGAGCCTGGTACCGTGGACCGGGCTTGGACTGGGGAGGCGACGTCCTTGCTTGGGTTTGA
- the LOC135541093 gene encoding transmembrane protein 88B-like isoform X1, producing the protein MRSAHRSDLYTLERSSKHPCATVLEKAKGAHPMKRCFVCFYCSQQTRKYHLILTYSGVWKHLLLFWGQQFKRRLLRHSDRDTRARMCGEDVDLDDGGSGDEEKEQEFWVGEGVKMLPPPLAHSEGSAWGSRRGRCGCVACGAGLLLWNVGVVLVCVLVLMAVFTLVLLPASLLLYVGFLCHSRVLDSHSPFCRYLDDNSCSALIILGFVMMSPLVVVAAAIFCGLLRRLRLLLLFQPITRAWYRGPGLDWGGDVLAWV; encoded by the exons ATGCGCTCTGCGCACCGCTCTGATCTATACACACTCGAACGCAGCAGCAAGCATCCCTGTGCGACTGTCTTGGAAAAGGCAAAAGGTGCGCATCCTATGAAGcgctgttttgtttgtttttactgtTCTCAGCAAACGAGGAAATATCATCTTATTCTGACATACTCTGGAGTTTGGAAGCACCTGCTCCTGTTCTGGGGTCAACAATTTAAAAGGAGACTTCTGAGGCATAGCGACAGAGACACCAGAGCGAG GATGTGTGGGGAGGACGTGGACCTGGATGATGGGGGCTCAGGTGACGAGGAGAAGGAGCAGGAGTTctgggtgggggagggggtgaaGATGCTGCCCCCTCCCCTGGCCCACAGTGAGGGCAGTGCGTGGGGCAGCCGCCGGGGCAGGTGTGGCTGTGTGGCGTGCGGGGCGGGGCTGCTGTTGTGGAACGTGGGCGTAGTCctggtgtgtgtcctggtcctgatGGCCGTGTTCACCCTGGTCCTGCTGCCCGCCTCGCTGCTGCTCTACGTCGGCTTCCTCTGCCACTCACGG GTCCTAGACTCCCACTCTCCTTTCTGCCGTTACCTCGACGACAACAGTTGCTCCGCCCTTATTATCCTGGGCTTCGTGATGATGTCACCGCtggtggtggtcgctgcagccaTCTTCTGTGGGCTGCTCCGGAGGCTGCGGCTCCTCCTGCTGTTTCAGCCAATCACACGAGCCTGGTACCGTGGACCGGGCTTGGACTGGGGAGGCGACGTCCTTGCTTGGGTTTGA
- the LOC135541093 gene encoding transmembrane protein 88B-like isoform X3, with translation MCGEDVDLDDGGSGDEEKEQEFWVGEGVKMLPPPLAHSEGSAWGSRRGRCGCVACGAGLLLWNVGVVLVCVLVLMAVFTLVLLPASLLLYVGFLCHSRVLDSHSPFCRYLDDNSCSALIILGFVMMSPLVVVAAAIFCGLLRRLRLLLLFQPITRAWYRGPGLDWGGDVLAWV, from the exons ATGTGTGGGGAGGACGTGGACCTGGATGATGGGGGCTCAGGTGACGAGGAGAAGGAGCAGGAGTTctgggtgggggagggggtgaaGATGCTGCCCCCTCCCCTGGCCCACAGTGAGGGCAGTGCGTGGGGCAGCCGCCGGGGCAGGTGTGGCTGTGTGGCGTGCGGGGCGGGGCTGCTGTTGTGGAACGTGGGCGTAGTCctggtgtgtgtcctggtcctgatGGCCGTGTTCACCCTGGTCCTGCTGCCCGCCTCGCTGCTGCTCTACGTCGGCTTCCTCTGCCACTCACGG GTCCTAGACTCCCACTCTCCTTTCTGCCGTTACCTCGACGACAACAGTTGCTCCGCCCTTATTATCCTGGGCTTCGTGATGATGTCACCGCtggtggtggtcgctgcagccaTCTTCTGTGGGCTGCTCCGGAGGCTGCGGCTCCTCCTGCTGTTTCAGCCAATCACACGAGCCTGGTACCGTGGACCGGGCTTGGACTGGGGAGGCGACGTCCTTGCTTGGGTTTGA